The Candidatus Methylomirabilota bacterium genome includes the window GGAGTTCAACGGGGCGCTCCGGCGAGCCGCCGGGCGGTACGGCACCGAGCTGGTGGACCTCTACACGGCCAGCCGGCAGGAGGTCCCCCGGCACCCCGAGCTCCTGTCCCGAGATGGGTATCACCCCTCCGACGCCGGCTACGCGCGGTGGGCCGAGCTCATGTGGCGGGGCATCGAGAAGAGGATGAACCGCGGCGGCTGAGGGCGGCCCGCCCACCCCCAGGAGATCACCATGGAGTGGCTCAGCACCGACGGCCTCATCGCGCTGATCGCGCTCACCGCGATGGAGATCGTTCTCGGCATCGACAACATCGTCTTCATCACCATCCTCACCGGCCGCCTGCCGCCGTCGCAGCGGTCGCTGGGCCGGCGCCTGGGGCTGGCATTCGCGCTGGGCACCCGGATCGTCCTGCTGTTCGCCATCACCTGGATCATGGGACTCACTGCGCCCCTCTTCACCCTGCTCGGGCGCGCGATCTCCGCGCGCGACCTGATCCTGCTCGCCGGCGGCCTCTTCCTCATCTTCAAGGCCACCCACGAGATCTACGAGAAGGTCGAGGCCGACGAGCCGCACCGGCGCGGCGGCGATCGAGCCGGGCTGATCTGGGTGGTGGCCCAGATCGCCGTGATCGACCTCGTCTTCTCGCTGGACTCGGTGATCACCGCCGTGGGCATGGCCGAGCACCTCATCACCATGGTGATCGCCGTG containing:
- a CDS encoding TerC family protein, which codes for MEWLSTDGLIALIALTAMEIVLGIDNIVFITILTGRLPPSQRSLGRRLGLAFALGTRIVLLFAITWIMGLTAPLFTLLGRAISARDLILLAGGLFLIFKATHEIYEKVEADEPHRRGGDRAGLIWVVAQIAVIDLVFSLDSVITAVGMAEHLITMVIAVVIAMIVMMLAINSVSGFVERHPSVKILALAFLLLIGVMLVAEGMGRHVEKGYIYSAMAFSLFVEMLNLRYRGHRRRLRAQRA